Proteins from a single region of Leucoraja erinacea ecotype New England chromosome 25, Leri_hhj_1, whole genome shotgun sequence:
- the gstt2 gene encoding glutathione S-transferase theta-2 has translation MLQVARRQWGAECGSVAERLSSPPCPMASRLPLRVYYDLLSQPCRAVLLFLKCTGIPHVEKPVALRNGEQTSVEFTKLNPMQKVPVIVDNGFVLTESVAILKYLATKYDVPQFWYPPDLHQRAKVDEYMAWQHANVRFHAAKVFILEVLMPNMSGQPVDKDKLDKALGELSVTLDKLECMYLKNQPFLCGEEITLGDILAICELMQPLGANRDILKDRPKLVAWKDRVKTFVGQPFDEVHSFVYKLRDKAKL, from the exons ATGTTGCAAGTTGCGCGGCGGCAGTGGGGAGCGGAGTGTGGGTCTGTCGCCGAGAGACTATCTTCCCCCCCTTGTCCCATGGCTTCTCGACTCCCTCTGCGAGTCTACTACGACCTGCTATCCCAGCCCTGCAGGGCCGTCCTTCTGTTCCTCAAATGCACCGGCATCCCTCACGTCGAGAAGCCGGTCGCTCTGCGGAATG GTGAGCAAACTAGTGTGGAGTTTACCAAACTGAATCCGATGCAGAAAGTACCAGTGATTGTGGACAATGGGTTTGTTCTGACAGAGAG TGTGGCTATCTTGAAGTACCTGGCGACTAAGTACGATGTCCCTCAATTCTGGTACCCGCCTGACCTACATCAGCGGGCAAAGGTTGACGAGTACATGGCCTGGCAGCATGCCAACGTGAGATTCCACGCAGCCAAAGTCTTCATCCTGGAG GTTCTGATGCCCAACATGTCCGGACAGCCGGTGGATAAGGACAAGTTGGACAAGGCCCTGGGGGAGTTAAGCGTCACCCTGGATAAATTGGAATGCATGTATCTGAAGAACCAGCCGTTCCTTTGCGGTGAGGAGATCACGCTGGGAGATATATTGGCCATCTGCGAACTGATGCAG CCTCTGGGAGCAAATCGTGACATCCTGAAAGACCGGCCAAAGCTGGTCGCTTGGAAGGACAGAGTGAAGACATTCGTCGGCCAGCCCTTTGACGAGGTGCATTCTTTCGTTTACAAACTGAGGGATAAAGCCAAACTTTAA